A genomic window from Triticum urartu cultivar G1812 chromosome 7, Tu2.1, whole genome shotgun sequence includes:
- the LOC125524670 gene encoding putative receptor protein kinase ZmPK1 — translation MDARSASLLLLNLVHLFLRISAREFLLPGSSLSIEDSSHMLRSPDGTFTCGFKNISRNASVFSIWFSNTVDKTVVWSANHLHPVYSWGSRVMLYADGGMVLEDYNGQSVWENNVNSSSKAVKAQLLDTGNLIVKGQGDIILWQSFHSPTDTLLPYQNITSATKLVSTSRLLVPGRYSFHFDDQHLLTLFDDEKDISFIYWPNPNSDIWTKQRNSFNTTTIGVLDSWGYFLGSDNLNFKASDWGIRIMRRLTLDYDGNLRLYSLNKTDGTWLVTWMALPQTCSIRSLCGTNGICVYTPRPSCACAPGHEIIDPNDRSQGCRPKFNTSCDGQEMFVKLPNTDFRGNDQSKNTSVSFHTCKKICLNDCNCKGFLYWQASGGCYPKSSLLGGEMRPGLGRSIYIKLPKTLQR, via the exons ATGGATGCACGCTCTGCCTCTCTACTCCTACTAAATTTGGTTCATCTGTTTTTGCGCATCTCAGCTCGTGAATTCCTCTTGCCGGGCTCCTCTCTCTCCATAGAGGATAGCTCCCATATGCTCCGTTCACCAGATGGCACTTTCACCTGTGGCTTCAAAAACATTTCCCGAAATGCCTCCGTCTTCTCTATTTGGTTCTCCAATACAGTTGACAAGACTGTCGTGTGGAGCGCAAATCATCTCCATCCTGTGTACTCCTGGGGATCCCGAGTCATGCTATATGCGGATGGCGGAATGGTTCTAGAGGATTACAATGGACAGTCCGTGTGGGAAAACAATGTCAACTCTTCATCAAAAGCTGTAAAAGCTCAGTTATTGGACACCGGGAACCTCATCGTGAAGGGCCAAGGTGATATTATTCTATGGCAAAGCTTTCATTCTCCTACTGATACATTGCTGCCCTATCAGAACATTACTAGTGCTACCAAGTTGGTATCTACTAGTAGGTTACTTGTTCCTGGGCGCTACAGCTTTCATTTTGATGATCAACATCTACTCACATTGTTTGATGATGAGAAGGATATCTCTTTTATCTACTGGCCAAATCCTAACAGTGACATATGGACAAAGCAAAGAAATTCGTTTAATACCACCACAATTGGGGTCCTTGATAGTTGGGGGTATTTCCTTGGAAGTGACAATTTAAATTTTAAGGCTAGTGATTGGGGCATTAGGATTATGAGGAGGCTAACCTTGGATTATGATGGCAACCTTAGATTATATAGTCTAAATAAGACAGATGGAACATGGTTGGTCACATGGATGGCACTTCCTCAGACCTGCTCTATACGTAGTCTATGTGGTACGAATGGAATATGTGTGTATACACCTAGGCCTTCTTGTGCATGTGCCCCTGGACATGAGATCATCGACCCAAATGATAGGAGCCAAGGTTGCAGGCCGAAATTCAATACTAGTTGTGATGGGCAGGAGATGTTTGTGAAGCTACCAAACACTGACTTCCGAGGTAATGACCAAAGTAAGAATACCTCAGTTTCATTTCATACTTGCAAGAAGATATGCTTGAACGACTGCAATTGCAAAGGTTTTTTATACTGGCAAGCAAGTGGAGGTTGCTATCCAAAGTCGTCCCTTTTGGGTGGTGAAATGAGGCCGGGTTTGGGTCGTTCTATCTATATCAAGCTTCCTAAGACATTACAG AGGTGA